Proteins encoded together in one Chelonoidis abingdonii isolate Lonesome George chromosome 1, CheloAbing_2.0, whole genome shotgun sequence window:
- the AKAP3 gene encoding A-kinase anchor protein 3 → MTDNIDWLQSQSGLCKVDRYTPGGEEEQNWTTDSATFFKQAASDPLKVLTWLRKDLERCALGIQDVLKSTSKQKTCENSREPSIGGQSIQMRNAPSPGGLSVYDEQFSMDVRSNNGSPDFHMEMKSTSSQKEPKDIQSQLTSADTKQDVDEVSFYVNRLSNLVIAMARKEINDKTDGTDKCIHKSLFASLGEPGHKSSGVGTDEGKNNPSENTTHINMKETKYEGNPSSKKKTFFYKEVDEQSSTRNEQNYERRSAHSENRTCHHKKRFGPDEFTNTLSKGILVYANNVVSDMMVSVMKTMKVEVNDSSIACVVLKKVILKHSKEVVSDLIDSCMKNLHNVTGTLMTDSDFVSAVKRSLFSQGSHKAAEIVQAMLNRLHTTLIVQKPAGDKSQSQSLAYASVKTGSRAADAKAQNLRFSATKTETVTKEKEKEMTCAETVGNHIIKHGLTLWHQNQQKCNKCSKSQPSAREAEPKPPENPHWSSEIQNMTKISGDAWAKDLIVTALLLIQYHLIQQENAGKGTAEGGKTNKAGTTSFGFLSHESHEKSGCSSFRPSSAKDQDPSKQSDESGSQKSELQKRNPENDMSSVILMLIRKLINETGCKIEDQQGNSMIDETNRNLGKTSEGHALSEVEQSCEEAISGLTKMITDQFDISGKEGGSGQFIDSLVDTVTKLCLMIAKYSNPESALAEIGDREDGTGSMDSKCTGTAEAGLGSGEDSASGRKVVVMNQNPSESLHNKQLQALLQWVAASQTNVPVLYFLDEDDEFLNKLQQLSSIAVEKGYSVGEVIQAVLKYEKEKQLGEALGNFVRLPVLDWLLNNL, encoded by the exons ATGACTGACAACATTGACTGGTTACAGAGCCAAAGTGGACTCTGTAAAGTGGATCGCTATACTCCAGGAGGCGAAGAAGAACAGAACTGGACA ACCGATTCagcaacatttttcaaacaagCTGCATCCGATCCCCTCAAAGTCTTGACCTGGCTCCGAAAAGATCTCGAAAGATGTGCACTTGGAATCCAGGATGTGCTGAAGTCTACCAGTAAACAAAAGACTTGTGAGAACTCAAGGGAACCATCAATAGGTGGGCAGAGCATCCAAATGCGCAATGCACCCTCACCAGGTGGTCTCAGTGTCTATGATGAGCAGTTCAGCATGGATGTTAGATCCAACAATGGGTCACCCGATTTTCATATGGAGATGAAATCCACCTCAAGTCAAAAGGAACCAAAAGACATACAGAGTCAGCTAACTTCTGCAGATACCAAGCAAGATGTGGATGAAGTCTCTTTTTATGTTAACAGACTCTCTAACCTTGTCATTGCAATGGCACGTAAAGAGATTAATGACAAGACAGATGGCACCGATAAGTGCATACACAAATCACTTTTTGCCTCTCTTGGGGAACCAGGTCACAAGTCTAGTGGAGTGGGCACAGATGAAGGCAAAAATAATCCATCAGAGAATACAACTCATATTAATATGAAGGAAACTAAATATGAAGGGAATCCATCTTCCaagaagaaaacttttttttataaagaagtAGACGAACAATCTTCAACTAGAAATGAGCAGAATTATGAAAGAAGGTCAGCACACAGTGAGAACAGAACATGCCATCATAAAAAACGCTTTGGCCCAGATGAATTTACGAATACTTTAAGCAAAGGGATTCTGGTTTATGCCAATAACGTGGTTTCAGATATGATGGTCTCAGTTATGAAGACCATGAAAGTTGAAGTGAATGACTCAAGCATAGCTTGTGTGGTGCTGAAAAAGGTGATACTAAAGCACTCCAAGGAGGTAGTTTCAGACTTAATAGACTCCTGTATGAAAAATTTACACAATGTCACAGGGACACTCATGACTGACTCAGATTTTGTTTCTGCAGTGAAGCGGAGCCTATTCAGTCAAGGAAGTCATAAGGCTGCAGAAATAGTACAAGCAATGCTAAATCGTTTACATACTACCTTAATAGTGCAAAAACCAGCAGGAGATAAGTCCCAGTCTCAAAGCCTTGCGTATGCATCTGTGAAGACGGGTTCACGAGCAGCGGATGCAAAAGCTCAGAACTTGAGGTTTTCAGCAACAAAAACTGAAACAGTcactaaagagaaagaaaaagaaatgaccTGTGCAGAAACAGTAGGTAACCACATAATTAAGCATGGGCTTACTCTATGGCatcaaaaccaacaaaaatgcaACAAATGCTCGAAGTCTCAGCCTTCAGCAAGGGAAGCTGAACCTAAACCTCCAGAAAATCCACACTGGAGTTCAGAAATTCAGAACATGACCAAAATCTCTGGAGATGCATGGGCAAAAGATCTGATTGTGACTGCGCTATTGCTGATACAGTATCATCTAATCCAACAGGAAAACGCAGGCAAGGGCACAGCTGAAGGGGGCAAAACTAACAAAGCAGGTACCACTTCATTTGGATTCCTCTCCCATGAATCCCATGAAAAAAGTGGTTGCAGTAGTTTCAGGCCATCTTCAGCGAAAGATCAGGATCCATCAAAACAAAGTGACGAATCAGGTTCCCAGAAGTCAGAACTTCAAAAGCGGAACCCTGAAAATGACATGTCCAGTGTCATATTAATGCTTATCCGAAAATTAATAAATGAGACTGGTTGCAAAATAGAAGACCAACAAGGAAATTCCATGATAGATGAAACAAACAGGAATCTTGGCAAAACCTCTGAGGGACATGCCCTTTCAGAAGTTGAACAGTCCTGCGAAGAGGCTATATCTGGACTGACAAAAATGATTACTGATCAGTTTGACATAAGTGGAAAAGAGGGAGGCAGTGGGCAATTTATTGACAGTTTGGTGGATACAGTGACAAAGTTGTGTCTTATGATAGCCAAATATAGCAACCCAGAGTCTGCTCTAGCAGAGATAGGGGACAGGGAAGATGGCACAGGATCTATGGATTCCAAGTGCACAGGAACTGCTGAGGCTGGGCTTGGATCAGGTGAAGACAGTGCATCCGGTCGCAAAGTGGTAGTGATGAATCAGAATCCTTCCGAGAGCTTACATAACAAACAGCTCCAAGCACTCCTCCAGTGGGTAGCGGCCTCTCAGACAAATGTGCCTGTATTGTATTTCTTGGATGAGGATGATGAGTTTCTGAATAAG CTTCAGCAACTGTCATCAATAGCAGTGGAGAAGGGGTACAGCGTGGGAGAAGTCATACAGGCCGTGCTGaagtatgaaaaagaaaaacaactggGCGAGGCCCTGGGAAATTTTGTTCGGTTGCCAGTGCTGGACTGGCTGCTTAATAACCTGTGA